The Methylobacterium sp. PvR107 genome contains a region encoding:
- a CDS encoding superoxide dismutase, translated as MTFTLPELPYAYDALGPYMSKETLEFHHDKHHKAYVDTGNKLLEGTDLQGKSVEEIVKAAYNTNQPLFNNAGQHYNHIHFWQWMKPNGGGAIPGALAKKIDEDLGGAEKFKADFIQAGVGQFGSGWAWLAVKDGKLAIMKTPNGENPLVHGAKPILGVDVWEHSYYIDYRNRRPDYLKAFIENLVNWEHVEKMYAEATA; from the coding sequence ATGACCTTCACATTGCCGGAACTGCCCTACGCATACGACGCCCTTGGGCCGTACATGTCCAAGGAGACCCTCGAGTTCCACCACGACAAGCACCACAAGGCCTATGTCGATACGGGCAACAAGCTGCTCGAGGGCACGGATCTTCAGGGCAAGAGCGTCGAAGAGATCGTCAAGGCCGCCTACAACACCAATCAGCCGCTCTTCAACAATGCCGGCCAGCACTACAACCACATCCACTTCTGGCAGTGGATGAAGCCCAACGGCGGCGGCGCGATCCCGGGTGCGCTCGCCAAGAAGATCGACGAGGATCTCGGCGGCGCCGAGAAGTTCAAGGCGGATTTCATCCAGGCGGGCGTCGGCCAGTTCGGCTCCGGCTGGGCCTGGCTCGCCGTCAAGGACGGCAAGCTCGCCATCATGAAGACTCCCAACGGCGAGAACCCGCTGGTCCACGGCGCGAAGCCGATCCTCGGCGTCGATGTGTGGGAGCACTCCTACTACATCGATTACCGCAACCGCCGGCCCGACTACCTCAAGGCGTTCATCGAGAACCTCGTGAACTGGGAGCACGTGGAGAAGATGTACGCCGAGGCGACGGCCTGA
- the murJ gene encoding murein biosynthesis integral membrane protein MurJ, which translates to MIRSILSVGGWTLVSRVTGFARDVVMAAVMGAGPMADAFVVAFRLPNHFRAIFGEGAFNTAFVPAYAGLAEAGAPGDAHRFADRVFTLMLIVQLVLLNLALPAMPWVVHALAPGFAEDGERFQLAVALTRITFPYLLFMTLVTLLSGILNAHRHFAVAAGAPVLLNLAMLAALGLSFLFPNAAYAAAWGVAVSGVLQFGLLWWGCRRVRVMPDLAVPRLDPALKRFFAVLGPAVIGSAGFQIAAFADTIIASWLPTGAVSALYYADRLYQLPFGVIAIAAGTVLLPEMSRRIAAGDVAGAHAAQNRAAGFSLALSAPFTVAFLTIPGLIMAALFQRGAFSAEDSARAAAVLAAYGFALPAVVLVRSAVASFYARQDTKTPLWASLTAIGVNVALKLWLTGPYGVTGLALATAVSQWVNLLLLLVLAKRRNWTAPGRTLGLTVAGVLLACLGLAGVAVYGQGLAQALVPDLPHGRELVVLAVLGMAGAAVYGGLLAGLLHLFGLRLRRA; encoded by the coding sequence ATGATCCGCTCCATCCTCTCGGTTGGCGGCTGGACGCTGGTCTCGCGCGTCACCGGCTTCGCCCGCGACGTGGTGATGGCCGCCGTGATGGGCGCGGGGCCGATGGCCGACGCCTTCGTGGTGGCGTTCCGGCTGCCGAACCATTTCCGCGCGATCTTCGGCGAGGGCGCGTTCAACACCGCCTTCGTGCCGGCCTATGCCGGCCTCGCCGAGGCGGGCGCCCCGGGGGACGCGCATCGCTTCGCCGACCGGGTCTTCACCCTGATGCTGATCGTGCAGCTGGTGCTGCTCAACCTCGCCCTGCCGGCGATGCCCTGGGTCGTGCACGCGCTGGCGCCGGGCTTCGCCGAGGATGGCGAGCGCTTCCAGCTCGCGGTGGCGCTGACCCGCATCACGTTCCCGTACCTGCTGTTCATGACTCTGGTGACGCTGCTGTCGGGCATCCTCAATGCCCACCGGCACTTCGCGGTGGCGGCGGGCGCCCCGGTCCTGCTCAACCTCGCCATGCTGGCCGCCTTGGGGCTCAGCTTCCTGTTCCCGAATGCCGCCTACGCGGCCGCCTGGGGCGTCGCTGTCTCGGGCGTGCTGCAGTTCGGCCTGCTGTGGTGGGGCTGCCGCCGGGTCCGGGTGATGCCGGATCTCGCCGTGCCGCGGCTCGACCCGGCGCTGAAACGCTTCTTCGCGGTGCTCGGGCCGGCCGTGATCGGCTCGGCGGGGTTCCAGATCGCGGCCTTCGCCGACACGATCATCGCGAGCTGGCTGCCCACCGGGGCGGTCTCGGCGCTCTATTACGCGGACCGGCTCTACCAGCTGCCCTTCGGCGTCATCGCGATCGCAGCCGGGACCGTGCTGCTGCCCGAGATGAGCCGCCGGATCGCCGCCGGGGACGTCGCCGGCGCCCACGCGGCGCAGAACCGGGCGGCGGGCTTCTCGCTCGCCCTGTCGGCGCCGTTCACCGTGGCGTTCCTGACCATCCCGGGCCTGATCATGGCCGCCCTGTTCCAGCGCGGGGCGTTCAGCGCCGAGGATTCGGCCCGGGCCGCCGCGGTGCTGGCGGCCTACGGGTTCGCGCTCCCGGCCGTGGTGCTGGTGCGCAGCGCCGTGGCGAGCTTCTACGCCCGCCAGGACACCAAGACCCCGCTCTGGGCCTCGCTCACGGCGATCGGCGTCAACGTCGCGCTCAAGCTCTGGCTCACGGGACCCTACGGCGTCACCGGCCTGGCGCTCGCCACCGCGGTGAGCCAGTGGGTCAACCTGCTGCTGCTGCTCGTCCTGGCCAAGCGCCGGAACTGGACGGCGCCGGGGCGCACCCTGGGCCTGACCGTCGCGGGTGTCCTGCTGGCCTGCCTGGGGCTCGCCGGTGTCGCGGTCTACGGTCAGGGGCTCGCCCAGGCGCTGGTGCCGGACCTTCCGCACGGGCGGGAACTCGTCGTCCTCGCGGTGCTCGGAATGGCGGGCGCGGCGGTCTATGGAGGCCTGCTGGCGGGCCTGCTGCACCTGTTCGGCCTGCGCCTGCGCCGGGCCTGA
- a CDS encoding haloacid dehalogenase type II produces the protein MTDAREPLAGVKAAVFDAYGTLFDVNAAVQRYAEAVGPDAVHLSEVWRNKQLEYSWTLSLMGRYAAFWDLTVRALDYALAVHPQVDPGLRERLLDAYRDLDAYPEVPGVLAALRKRGIRTAVLTNGNAAMVDRAVASADLADHLDAVLSVDDAQVFKTHPDAYRIALIRLALGEGDVLFCSSNRWDVAGAGAFGFRTAWVNRRGLPDEYADLAPTNVVTSLDGLL, from the coding sequence ATGACCGACGCACGGGAACCGCTCGCGGGGGTGAAGGCCGCGGTGTTCGACGCCTACGGCACGCTGTTCGACGTGAATGCCGCGGTCCAGCGCTACGCGGAGGCGGTCGGGCCCGACGCGGTCCATCTCTCCGAGGTCTGGCGCAACAAGCAGCTGGAATACAGCTGGACCCTGTCGCTGATGGGCCGCTACGCCGCCTTCTGGGATCTCACCGTGCGGGCCCTCGATTACGCGCTGGCCGTTCACCCGCAGGTTGATCCCGGCTTGCGCGAGCGGCTGCTCGACGCCTACCGCGATCTGGATGCCTACCCGGAAGTCCCGGGCGTGCTGGCGGCCCTGCGCAAGCGCGGGATCCGCACCGCCGTACTCACCAACGGCAATGCCGCCATGGTCGACCGGGCGGTGGCCTCGGCGGACTTGGCCGACCATCTCGACGCGGTCCTGTCGGTGGACGACGCTCAGGTGTTCAAGACGCATCCCGACGCCTACCGGATCGCCCTGATCCGGCTCGCCCTCGGGGAGGGGGACGTGCTGTTCTGCTCCTCGAACCGGTGGGATGTGGCGGGCGCCGGCGCCTTCGGCTTCCGGACCGCCTGGGTCAACCGCAGGGGGCTGCCGGACGAGTACGCGGACCTGGCGCCCACGAACGTGGTCACGTCTCTCGACGGGCTCCTCTGA
- a CDS encoding SRPBCC family protein yields the protein MKRVLLATAAICVGAIGPAWALEVTKSVDVAASPEAVWKTIGGFCGIGDWHPVIEKCALSKKGGKDVRTLSLKGGGTIVEEEESRSDTKMDYTYTILEGPLPVTDYYSTIMVAKAGSGSKVTWKGTFKAKGAPDAKAEEAIAGVYDAGLKGIADKAK from the coding sequence ATGAAGCGTGTGCTGTTGGCGACCGCCGCAATCTGCGTCGGTGCGATCGGGCCGGCCTGGGCCCTCGAAGTCACCAAATCGGTCGATGTTGCCGCCTCACCCGAGGCCGTGTGGAAGACCATCGGCGGGTTCTGCGGGATCGGCGATTGGCATCCGGTGATCGAGAAATGCGCCCTGTCCAAGAAGGGCGGCAAGGACGTCCGGACGCTCAGCCTGAAGGGCGGCGGCACGATCGTCGAGGAGGAAGAGTCCCGCAGCGACACGAAGATGGACTACACCTACACGATCCTCGAAGGTCCGCTGCCCGTCACCGACTATTATTCGACGATCATGGTCGCAAAGGCCGGCAGCGGCTCCAAGGTGACCTGGAAGGGCACGTTCAAGGCCAAGGGTGCCCCCGATGCGAAGGCCGAAGAGGCCATCGCCGGCGTCTACGACGCCGGCCTGAAGGGCATCGCCGACAAGGCGAAGTGA